CGAAGCGAAGACGAAAAGCTGGATGAGGAGATCCGGACTCTGAAACGCCGGGAGAAGGGGCCGCGCCGTTTCGGCGCCGATCTGTTCCAGGTGCGGCAGCGCGGTTCGGCCGCCACGGAAGGGGGCATTGCCGAGGACTATGTGCTGGGCACGGGCGACCGGCTGAACCTCAATGTCTTCGGCAGCGCGACCTTCGACCTCCCGGTGCAGGTCGACGGCCGGGGTGAGATCGTGATCCCGAAGGTAGGCACGGCCAAGGTGGGCGGCCTGACGCTGGGCAAGGCCAAGGCGGCGGTGCAGGGGTTGGTGAGCCGGAATTTCTCGCGCTCCTCGGTGGACTTGCAGGTGATCAAGCTGCGCGAGGTGCGGGTCTTTGTCATGGGTGAGGTCTACCGGCCCGGCAGCTATCTGGTATCGAGCCTCAGTTCGTTGGTCAATGTGCTGAGTCTGGCCGGGGGGCCCACCGCGGTCGGCAGCTACCGCGACATTCGCGTTATGCGGGGCGGGCACAAGGTGGCCGGATTGGACCTCTATCCGCTCCGGGCCGAAGGCCTGGGGAACCCCAATGTGGCCCTCCAGAACGGCGACACCGTCTTCGTGCCCCTGGCCCAGAACCAGGTACTGCTGGAGGGCGCCTTCCAGCGGGTGGTGGCCGCTCCGGCGGAGATGAAGCAGAAGAAGGGGGAGGCCGTCGAGCCTGAGGACCTGGATCTGGATCCCTTGAAGGAGCAGCGGGAGCGAACTCAGCGTGAAATGAAGGCCATCGAGGCCCAGTTGTCGCTGGGTCAGGGGGCTGGAATCGTGGAGGGTGGCGAGAGTGCAGACCTCCAGAGCCAAGATCGTGAGCCCCGGACCGCCGCGCCGTTGGGGACCCGAATGGCTCAGGCCCCCGTGCTCAGCCTGACGGAACGAGCCGCTTTGGAAGATCGGCTTTTCTTTTTGAAGCGTCAATTGGTGGCCCTCAAGGAAGCGCCCCTGGGTGACCACCGCGTCCGAATCAACCCCGAGACCCAACTCCCCGTGTTCCCCCAGGACGCGAGCGAATCCTTGCCGGAGTGGCTGCGGCGCTGGGAATCGACTGGCGCGGCCCCTCGCATGCAGTTTGAACTTCGGGCGGGAGAGACCGTGGCCGAAGCCCTGCGGTTTGCGGGCGGGTTCGCCCCCGAGGCGGGCCCCGGGACGCTGACCCTCCGCCGCCGGGACGCCGCGGGCACCCTCAGCGGTCAGGATGTGTCCCTGGACTCGGCCAACCATCTGGCCCTGCAGCGCGGAGATGTGCTATCGGCCCTCCCCCGCCGGGAGCGCACGGGGCCCGTGGTCCAGATCAGCGGTTGGGCGCGGGTGCCCGGCGTCTTCGCCCGCACCGAGGGGCTGAAAGTGGGCGATCTGCTCCGCCGGGAAGCCCAGGTGTTGCCGGATACCTATCGGGCCCGGGGAGAGGTGGTGCGGACGGCGGTGGATGGCACGAGCCGGTTCCTGGCGTTCGATGTGGACAAGGCCCTGGCGGGCGATGCCACGCATAACCTCCTGCTGGAGGACCGCGACCGGGTGGAGCTGTTCCGCATGGAAGATCTCCGCCTGCCGAAGCTCGTCACGGTGCTGGGGCCCGTGGCCCGGCCCGGCACCTACGCCTTCCATGATGGGATGAGGGCTTCGGACCTCATCTTCCGCGCCGGTGTGCCCGCGAAATCGGCAGACCGCCTGGTCGCCGAGCTGGCCCGAAGCAAGGACGGCAAGCCCAGCGAGGTGATCCGACTCGATCTGGCCAAGCTGCTTTCCACGGAAACCGCCAGCCCCATCACGCTGCTGGATGAGACCGTGAATCCCCGCATCCAATCGGATGATCAGCTGAGCCTCTTCGAGAAGCCCGATTACAAGATCCATCGCACTGTGCGAATCACGGGGCAGGTGGTGCGGCCGGGGTCGTACACGCTGGATTCGGCCAAGCCCTCGCTGAGCGGGCTCATCCAGCGGGCCGGCGGACTGACTGCGGAGGCCATGCCCCAGGCGGGCATCTTCCTTCGGCGGATGAGCACCCAGGACGCCTCCCTGCAGCGGGCGGCGGAGGAATCCGGCCTCATGGGGAAGGATCCCACGGCCAAGGGCATCAACGAGATCCTCGAACGCCTGAACGAAACCAAGCGCCAGCCCCTTTCGGGCCAGCTGCTGAAGAACCCCCTGCTCCACGGCCTCTTGGCCGGCAGTCTGAACCGCATGGTGGTGGATTTCAGCGGGGTGCTGAAGGGGGAGGCCCTCTCGGATGTGGAGTTGCAGGATGGGGATGAGATCATCATCCCCCGGGCCACCGAGGCGGCCTATGTGGTGGGCGAAACCGCCAGTCCCTTTGCCACTTACAAGGTGCGGAAGGGCATGAAGGTGGGCGACCTGCTCAAGCTCGCGGGCGGTACCACCCGGAATGCCGACACCTCGAACATCCGCCTGCTCAAGGCCGATGGTCGCATCCTCGATTCCTGGGTGGAGGGCAAGGCCGTGGAACCGGGTGACACGGTGTTGGTGCCCCAGCGGTTCCGCCGCGACTCCAGCTGGCAGGAGAACCTCCAGGCCCTGACGCCGCTGGCCCTGATCCTGAACGCCGTCAAATAGGCCCGGCCCTGCTGGTAGAATGAAAGGCCCCGCCCATGCGGGGCCTTTTCATCGTGAGTGCCATGATCCTGCGCAAAGAGTACTGGTTCGAAGCCGCCCATTTCATCTACAACCACCCGGGCAAGTGCCGGAACCTGCATGGTCACAGCTACAAGCTCTTCGTGCTGCTCGAAGGCGCCGTGAACCCCGACACGGGCATGATCATCGATTTCGACGACCTTTCGAAGGTGGTGGTGGACAAGGTGATCTCGAAGCTGGACCACCGCTTCCTCAA
The window above is part of the Geothrix sp. genome. Proteins encoded here:
- a CDS encoding SLBB domain-containing protein, yielding MRFNLLGGAAILTSALFAQLPQGLDLQALKQAAGAQGVGAADAVPGRPTALPTNAPTPEDAARQRSEDEKLDEEIRTLKRREKGPRRFGADLFQVRQRGSAATEGGIAEDYVLGTGDRLNLNVFGSATFDLPVQVDGRGEIVIPKVGTAKVGGLTLGKAKAAVQGLVSRNFSRSSVDLQVIKLREVRVFVMGEVYRPGSYLVSSLSSLVNVLSLAGGPTAVGSYRDIRVMRGGHKVAGLDLYPLRAEGLGNPNVALQNGDTVFVPLAQNQVLLEGAFQRVVAAPAEMKQKKGEAVEPEDLDLDPLKEQRERTQREMKAIEAQLSLGQGAGIVEGGESADLQSQDREPRTAAPLGTRMAQAPVLSLTERAALEDRLFFLKRQLVALKEAPLGDHRVRINPETQLPVFPQDASESLPEWLRRWESTGAAPRMQFELRAGETVAEALRFAGGFAPEAGPGTLTLRRRDAAGTLSGQDVSLDSANHLALQRGDVLSALPRRERTGPVVQISGWARVPGVFARTEGLKVGDLLRREAQVLPDTYRARGEVVRTAVDGTSRFLAFDVDKALAGDATHNLLLEDRDRVELFRMEDLRLPKLVTVLGPVARPGTYAFHDGMRASDLIFRAGVPAKSADRLVAELARSKDGKPSEVIRLDLAKLLSTETASPITLLDETVNPRIQSDDQLSLFEKPDYKIHRTVRITGQVVRPGSYTLDSAKPSLSGLIQRAGGLTAEAMPQAGIFLRRMSTQDASLQRAAEESGLMGKDPTAKGINEILERLNETKRQPLSGQLLKNPLLHGLLAGSLNRMVVDFSGVLKGEALSDVELQDGDEIIIPRATEAAYVVGETASPFATYKVRKGMKVGDLLKLAGGTTRNADTSNIRLLKADGRILDSWVEGKAVEPGDTVLVPQRFRRDSSWQENLQALTPLALILNAVK
- the queD gene encoding 6-carboxytetrahydropterin synthase QueD gives rise to the protein MILRKEYWFEAAHFIYNHPGKCRNLHGHSYKLFVLLEGAVNPDTGMIIDFDDLSKVVVDKVISKLDHRFLNDLIPLSTAENISVWIWEQLKPFLPQLCQIEVFETTDNCVIYRGA